Proteins encoded by one window of Luteolibacter flavescens:
- a CDS encoding NAD-dependent succinate-semialdehyde dehydrogenase encodes MTEPLAAVAAGFVELRDLPFSQRAAGLRRAADLLEEGKEEFARWMAREMGKPVTQGIAEVAKCASACRFYADRGEAMLAPQELDEGATLLHQPLGPVLAIMPWNFPFWQVFRFAAPALMAGNTILLKHASNVSGCATAIVEVMSKAFGRDDFLQAVFVSGKDVEPLIADPRIRAVTFTGSTDVGRAVAAAAGRHLKKSVLELGGSDPYLVLDDADLDHAAKTCAAARMVNAGQSCIAAKRFLVAEDIYQDFLDLLKQEMAHCQPGDPLDPATKLGFMAKRSLRDELHAQVTDSVKAGARLLLGGEPLELLGKPYYPPTLLAGVGPGMRAFDEETFGPVAAVMAVHDEFEAIHWANQSSFGLGAAVFSKDERKARRVAAQLDTGTVAINSQVVSDPRFPFGGVKDSGWGRELGEHGIREFVNVKTVRV; translated from the coding sequence ATGACCGAGCCGCTTGCTGCCGTCGCCGCTGGATTCGTGGAACTGCGCGACTTGCCCTTTTCCCAGCGAGCGGCGGGACTGCGGAGAGCCGCCGATCTCTTGGAGGAAGGAAAGGAAGAGTTCGCCCGTTGGATGGCGCGCGAGATGGGCAAGCCGGTCACGCAAGGCATCGCGGAAGTCGCCAAGTGCGCCAGCGCCTGCCGCTTCTACGCCGACCGTGGCGAGGCGATGCTGGCCCCGCAAGAGTTGGACGAGGGAGCCACGTTGCTCCACCAGCCGCTCGGCCCGGTGCTGGCGATCATGCCGTGGAACTTCCCTTTCTGGCAGGTCTTTCGCTTCGCCGCACCCGCACTGATGGCAGGAAATACGATCCTGCTGAAGCATGCCTCCAACGTGAGCGGCTGCGCGACGGCCATCGTCGAGGTGATGTCGAAGGCCTTCGGGCGCGATGACTTCCTCCAGGCCGTCTTCGTCTCCGGAAAGGATGTGGAGCCGCTGATCGCCGATCCGCGGATCCGGGCGGTGACCTTCACCGGCAGCACGGATGTCGGTCGCGCCGTGGCCGCAGCGGCGGGCCGTCATTTGAAGAAGTCCGTCCTGGAGCTAGGCGGCAGCGACCCCTACCTCGTGCTGGATGATGCGGATCTCGATCACGCCGCGAAGACCTGCGCCGCCGCGCGCATGGTGAATGCCGGCCAGAGCTGCATCGCGGCGAAGCGCTTCCTCGTGGCAGAGGATATCTACCAGGATTTCCTCGATCTTTTGAAGCAGGAGATGGCGCATTGCCAGCCGGGTGATCCACTTGATCCCGCGACGAAACTGGGCTTCATGGCCAAGCGAAGCCTCCGCGATGAACTCCATGCACAGGTAACGGATAGCGTGAAGGCCGGTGCCCGGCTGCTGCTCGGCGGAGAGCCGCTGGAACTACTAGGAAAACCGTACTATCCCCCGACCTTGCTTGCCGGTGTGGGGCCGGGCATGCGGGCATTCGACGAGGAGACCTTCGGGCCGGTCGCCGCCGTGATGGCGGTTCATGATGAATTCGAGGCGATCCACTGGGCGAACCAGTCGTCTTTCGGATTGGGAGCGGCGGTCTTTTCCAAGGACGAGCGGAAAGCCCGCCGCGTCGCCGCGCAACTCGATACCGGCACCGTGGCGATCAACTCACAGGTCGTGTCCGACCCGCGTTTTCCCTTCGGCGGCGTGAAGGACAGCGGCTGGGGACGCGAGCTCGGCGAGCATGGCATCCGCGAGTTCGTGAACGTGAAAACGGTGAGGGTGTAG
- a CDS encoding Dps family protein, producing the protein MKKNAAKKTPAKTTAANASKTTESLDIGLDAKIRQGSVKALSGILADQHVLYLKTRNFHWNLTGHRFHTLHAFFEAQYTALAEAIDETAERIRMLGAASPGSMKEFLALASLQECAGELIGGDEAIALLRDDHEAAARALRDAVDSTDEAGDAGTADFLTKLLQNHEEAAWMLRSFLE; encoded by the coding sequence ATGAAAAAGAACGCAGCCAAGAAAACCCCTGCCAAGACCACCGCAGCCAACGCTTCCAAAACCACGGAATCCCTCGACATCGGTCTCGATGCGAAGATCCGCCAAGGCTCGGTGAAAGCGCTGTCCGGCATCCTCGCCGACCAGCACGTGCTCTATCTCAAGACCCGCAATTTCCACTGGAACCTGACCGGCCACCGTTTCCATACGCTTCATGCGTTCTTCGAGGCCCAATACACGGCCCTCGCCGAGGCGATCGACGAGACCGCCGAGCGCATCCGCATGCTCGGCGCTGCCAGCCCGGGCTCGATGAAGGAATTCCTCGCCCTCGCCTCGCTGCAGGAATGCGCGGGCGAACTGATCGGCGGCGATGAAGCCATCGCCCTGCTCCGCGACGACCACGAAGCCGCCGCCCGTGCCTTGCGCGATGCCGTGGACTCAACCGATGAGGCTGGCGACGCCGGCACCGCGGACTTCCTCACCAAGCTCCTCCAGAATCACGAGGAAGCCGCGTGGATGCTGCGCAGCTTCCTTGAGTAA
- a CDS encoding entericidin A/B family lipoprotein: protein MNPIFLSNSFVCRSSEVIRLRFRPVLIALCLGGVTLGLNSCATARGFGQDVEKTGNKIEEAASR from the coding sequence ATGAATCCCATCTTCCTCTCGAATTCTTTCGTCTGCCGCTCCTCCGAAGTGATCCGCCTTCGCTTCCGCCCGGTCCTCATCGCCCTTTGCTTGGGTGGTGTGACTCTCGGCCTCAACTCCTGCGCCACCGCCCGCGGCTTCGGTCAGGACGTGGAAAAGACCGGCAACAAGATCGAAGAAGCCGCCTCGCGCTGA
- a CDS encoding diacylglycerol/lipid kinase family protein yields MPRSLLLLNRGSGGNERGLQAEQVCETVVAAFLEKGREIDTRIVEPGKLDAALKDAVKAKPESLIIAGGDGSVSAAARHLGGTGLPLGILPMGTFNLAARDLGVPLDIKEAAAFLAAAEVHAIDVLDAAGHACLCTTILGFYPEFANTFERRDHGGRWWKKTLKLITSLPRTFSESRPIRLTWSGDGAEGQARTKFSAFVPGRYQATTGIVPARTDFTSGKMTAYVGRQRHAAAALRGMLDYIFGRQEANPELTMFQASNLELHAGKKKRLSVMIDGEILRLPLPIKLTIQPKHLHVLTTAEKLAPAE; encoded by the coding sequence ATGCCCCGATCCCTACTGCTTCTGAACCGCGGCTCCGGCGGGAATGAGCGCGGCCTGCAAGCCGAGCAGGTCTGCGAAACCGTCGTCGCCGCCTTCCTCGAAAAGGGCCGCGAGATCGACACCAGGATCGTCGAGCCCGGAAAGCTCGATGCCGCGCTCAAGGACGCCGTGAAGGCGAAGCCCGAGTCGCTCATCATCGCCGGCGGCGATGGCTCCGTCTCCGCAGCCGCGCGCCACCTCGGCGGCACCGGCCTGCCGCTGGGCATCCTGCCGATGGGCACCTTCAATCTCGCCGCGCGGGATCTGGGCGTGCCGCTGGACATCAAGGAAGCCGCCGCTTTCCTCGCCGCGGCGGAAGTCCACGCGATCGACGTGCTGGACGCCGCCGGCCATGCCTGCCTGTGCACCACCATCCTCGGCTTCTACCCGGAATTCGCGAATACCTTCGAGCGTCGCGACCACGGTGGCCGGTGGTGGAAGAAAACGCTGAAGCTGATCACCTCGCTCCCCCGCACCTTTTCCGAGTCCCGGCCGATCCGGCTGACGTGGAGCGGCGATGGAGCCGAGGGCCAGGCCCGCACGAAATTCTCCGCCTTCGTCCCCGGACGCTATCAGGCGACCACGGGCATCGTCCCGGCGCGCACGGATTTCACCTCCGGAAAGATGACCGCCTACGTCGGTCGCCAGCGCCATGCCGCCGCCGCCCTGCGCGGGATGCTGGATTATATCTTCGGGCGGCAGGAGGCGAATCCGGAGCTGACCATGTTCCAAGCATCGAACCTGGAGCTGCATGCGGGGAAGAAGAAGCGCCTCTCGGTCATGATCGACGGGGAAATCCTCCGCCTGCCTCTGCCCATCAAGCTGACGATCCAGCCCAAGCACTTGCACGTGCTGACCACGGCGGAAAAGCTCGCGCCCGCCGAATGA
- a CDS encoding metallophosphoesterase family protein: protein MIRLLHLSDPHFGAADEATAQAFLARAKELAPDLTVLSGDLTMRARRQELRDAKAFYEQLPQPRFVIPGNHDIPALNQPLDRFFRPFRRYRETFGKDLEPSLCTGSIEVIGLNSNRAFSRDLDWSKGYLSQDQLDGAARRFGPVSPGLRVLTLHHPLLAPPDHRRDVVKPLPPLLTMLSGSRVDLVLCGHFHQSRIGTVAGTSEWSSIVSQAPTVCSTRLQGEPPGFHMIHLDGDQLRVVLHRYEGDRFMEDSSEIFRRDETGWHVLL, encoded by the coding sequence ATGATCCGCCTTCTCCATCTGTCCGATCCGCACTTCGGAGCCGCAGACGAAGCCACCGCGCAGGCCTTCCTAGCCCGGGCGAAGGAGCTCGCCCCGGACCTGACGGTGCTGAGCGGCGACCTCACCATGCGGGCGCGGCGGCAGGAGCTGCGGGATGCGAAGGCCTTCTACGAGCAGCTCCCCCAACCGCGGTTCGTGATCCCCGGGAATCATGACATCCCCGCGCTGAACCAGCCGCTCGACCGGTTTTTCCGGCCCTTCCGGCGCTACCGCGAGACCTTCGGAAAGGATCTGGAGCCCTCGCTCTGCACCGGGAGCATCGAGGTCATCGGCCTGAATAGCAACCGGGCCTTCAGCCGGGATCTCGACTGGTCAAAGGGCTATCTCTCACAGGATCAGCTAGATGGCGCGGCGCGGCGCTTCGGCCCGGTCTCGCCCGGGCTGCGGGTGCTGACCCTGCATCACCCCCTCCTGGCCCCGCCGGATCACCGCCGGGACGTGGTGAAGCCGCTGCCGCCGCTGCTCACGATGCTCTCCGGCTCGCGCGTCGATCTGGTGCTCTGCGGGCACTTCCACCAGTCCCGCATCGGCACGGTCGCCGGGACTTCCGAGTGGAGCTCCATCGTCTCCCAAGCCCCCACCGTCTGCTCGACCCGGCTGCAGGGCGAGCCGCCCGGATTCCACATGATCCACCTCGACGGCGACCAATTGCGCGTGGTGCTGCACCGCTACGAGGGAGACCGCTTCATGGAAGACAGCTCGGAGATCTTCCGGCGGGACGAGACCGGCTGGCACGTCCTCCTGTGA
- a CDS encoding family 43 glycosylhydrolase, whose protein sequence is MPAPVVTTMRLCLALLLLISPLAANPVMDGADPHVIAVGKNYWMYPTESRSRRPVFAAYRSTDLRTWHREGTILELDKVPWVKEDGAPWHGAWAPAMAEKKGRYYFYYSVGPQNPTPSRIGVAVGNSPSGPFKDSGKPLLTGGDGFEAIDPMVFTDPANRKSWFYAGGSAGSKLRVFEMADDMVSFKREVEIEQPKHFTEAPFMHVHERTYYLSYSHGRWNDSSYSVHYATGKSPSGPWEYRGQILSSDEKHQGPGHHAFVQDPATKDWFIVYHRWETSRKEPPFRGTRKIAVEKIEYDAKGLIRPIKMSDGRAR, encoded by the coding sequence TTGCCCGCCCCGGTAGTCACCACCATGCGCCTCTGCCTCGCCCTGCTCCTCCTGATCTCCCCGCTCGCCGCAAATCCGGTGATGGACGGTGCCGACCCGCACGTCATCGCCGTGGGGAAGAACTACTGGATGTATCCCACCGAGTCGCGCAGCCGCCGGCCGGTCTTCGCCGCATATCGCTCCACCGACCTGCGTACGTGGCACCGGGAGGGCACCATCCTGGAGCTGGACAAGGTGCCGTGGGTGAAGGAGGACGGCGCACCGTGGCACGGGGCCTGGGCACCTGCCATGGCGGAGAAAAAGGGCCGGTATTACTTCTACTACTCGGTGGGCCCGCAGAATCCCACCCCCAGCCGCATCGGCGTGGCGGTCGGCAACTCGCCCTCCGGACCATTCAAGGACAGCGGAAAGCCGCTGCTGACCGGCGGCGATGGCTTCGAAGCGATCGACCCGATGGTTTTCACCGACCCCGCGAATCGCAAGTCGTGGTTCTATGCCGGTGGCAGCGCGGGCTCGAAGCTGCGGGTCTTCGAAATGGCGGACGACATGGTGAGCTTCAAGCGCGAGGTGGAAATCGAGCAGCCGAAGCACTTCACCGAGGCCCCCTTCATGCACGTGCACGAGAGGACCTACTACCTCAGCTACAGCCACGGGCGGTGGAATGACAGCAGCTACTCCGTCCACTACGCGACCGGGAAGTCCCCCTCCGGCCCGTGGGAATACCGCGGCCAGATCCTCTCCAGCGACGAAAAGCACCAGGGCCCGGGCCATCACGCCTTCGTCCAGGATCCCGCGACCAAGGACTGGTTCATCGTTTACCACCGCTGGGAGACCTCGCGGAAGGAGCCGCCCTTCCGCGGCACCCGCAAGATCGCGGTCGAGAAGATCGAGTACGACGCGAAGGGCCTGATCAGACCGATCAAGATGAGCGACGGCAGGGCGCGCTAG
- the trxA gene encoding thioredoxin — MKLSLVASLLVLACLPGCEKAKNLVSKVRASASKSTASASATAAGPAVRDLDSAGYDSFVATPGRLVVVDFHAEWCGPCKMVGPVLESVTGEFPGKVLLGKVDVDQVQDVAKREGVRSIPDVRLFRDGKEVDRFIGAMDDTKVRALFEKHTAGIEAGKAEATPSGGSGGADPHIQPMKKDWLPPGIERR, encoded by the coding sequence ATGAAACTTTCACTCGTCGCTTCATTGCTCGTGCTTGCCTGCCTGCCGGGCTGCGAGAAGGCGAAGAACCTGGTATCCAAGGTCAGGGCGTCGGCATCGAAGTCCACGGCAAGTGCCTCGGCCACGGCTGCAGGCCCCGCCGTGCGGGATCTCGATTCGGCGGGCTACGATTCCTTCGTCGCCACTCCCGGACGCCTTGTCGTGGTCGATTTCCACGCCGAGTGGTGTGGCCCGTGCAAGATGGTCGGCCCGGTGCTGGAGTCGGTGACGGGGGAATTCCCCGGCAAGGTCCTGCTGGGGAAGGTCGATGTCGATCAGGTGCAGGACGTTGCGAAGCGGGAAGGCGTGCGCAGCATCCCGGACGTCCGGCTTTTCCGCGACGGCAAGGAAGTGGACCGCTTCATCGGCGCGATGGATGACACGAAGGTGCGCGCCCTGTTCGAAAAGCACACCGCGGGTATCGAGGCCGGGAAGGCCGAGGCGACACCCTCCGGTGGCTCGGGCGGGGCCGATCCGCACATCCAGCCGATGAAAAAGGACTGGCTGCCACCGGGCATCGAGCGCCGCTAA
- a CDS encoding thioredoxin family protein, with protein MTSQDRGKWIRWIFTLGLVLAAGGAGLYFALPQEERHAQEQPPAEQVTRDKLDALLATRDKLIIVNMIMSGSSESERLRKLLEKRNAEHPDERIVVMDLHIEDEPELAAKMGVKQDGFMGHLDFYANGKKLDQLVGQTDPSLVEQTIVRLLAGIFQRIDKDWLPQVPGMTRGGGKQASPGQPAGQAH; from the coding sequence GTGACTTCCCAAGATCGCGGCAAATGGATCCGCTGGATTTTCACCCTCGGCCTGGTCCTCGCCGCAGGGGGCGCGGGACTGTATTTCGCGCTGCCGCAGGAAGAACGACACGCGCAGGAGCAACCGCCCGCCGAGCAGGTGACCCGCGACAAGCTCGACGCCCTCCTCGCGACGCGGGACAAGCTGATCATCGTCAACATGATCATGAGCGGCAGCTCCGAGTCGGAGAGGCTCCGGAAGCTGCTTGAGAAGCGGAATGCCGAGCACCCGGACGAGCGCATTGTCGTGATGGATCTCCACATCGAGGACGAGCCCGAACTCGCGGCAAAGATGGGCGTGAAGCAGGACGGCTTCATGGGACACCTCGACTTCTACGCGAACGGCAAGAAGCTGGACCAACTCGTGGGTCAGACCGATCCGTCGCTGGTGGAGCAGACCATCGTGCGCTTGCTTGCGGGGATCTTCCAGCGCATCGACAAGGACTGGTTGCCGCAAGTGCCGGGGATGACCCGCGGCGGTGGCAAGCAGGCATCGCCCGGACAGCCTGCCGGACAAGCTCACTAG